A region from the Bacteroidota bacterium genome encodes:
- a CDS encoding DNA alkylation repair protein, which yields MTTKEILSELKEYGDEQTKNTYIKHGAKEPLFGVKVQDLKKILKKTKKNHELSLELYATGNHDAMYLAALMADEKQITKEQLELWVSQAYWSYLSEYAVPWVAAETEYGFELGLKWIQSDIETVASAGWGTLAYYAAVNDDEKLDTKAYLKLLDTVEKEIHDAQNRVRYTMNGFVIAVGTYFELLTEKSKEVAKRIGKVSVDVGGTACKVPLANDYIDKVIAKGRVGVKRKTARC from the coding sequence ATGACAACCAAAGAAATTTTATCTGAGCTCAAAGAATACGGAGATGAGCAAACCAAAAATACGTACATAAAACATGGAGCAAAAGAGCCACTTTTTGGCGTTAAAGTTCAGGACCTGAAAAAGATTCTGAAAAAAACAAAGAAGAATCACGAACTCTCATTAGAACTATATGCTACCGGAAACCATGATGCTATGTATCTGGCTGCTTTAATGGCTGATGAAAAGCAAATTACAAAAGAACAACTTGAACTATGGGTAAGTCAGGCATACTGGTCCTATTTGAGTGAATACGCTGTGCCTTGGGTTGCTGCTGAAACAGAATACGGCTTTGAATTAGGCCTAAAATGGATTCAATCGGATATAGAGACCGTTGCTTCTGCTGGTTGGGGAACATTGGCTTATTACGCAGCAGTAAATGATGATGAAAAGCTGGATACCAAGGCCTATCTAAAATTACTTGATACAGTCGAAAAAGAAATTCATGATGCCCAAAACAGGGTTCGTTATACCATGAATGGTTTTGTGATTGCTGTCGGAACCTATTTCGAACTGTTGACTGAAAAGTCAAAGGAAGTAGCAAAGAGGATAGGCAAAGTTAGCGTGGATGTTGGAGGAACTGCCTGTAAAGTGCCACTCGCCAATGATTACATAGATAAAGTTATTGCCAAGGGGAGAGTTGGGGTCAAGCGAAAAACAGCAAGATGTTGA
- a CDS encoding type II toxin-antitoxin system ParD family antitoxin — MNRNTSISLGSYFLNFIHNRISAGRYNNASEVVRAGLRLLEEEENRIIALKDAIQEGIDSGIAHDFNPKTHLEQIKSKNKLNG; from the coding sequence ATGAATAGAAATACATCAATATCCTTAGGAAGCTATTTTCTCAATTTTATTCATAATAGAATATCAGCAGGCCGATATAATAATGCAAGTGAAGTAGTACGTGCAGGATTGCGTCTTTTAGAAGAAGAAGAGAATAGAATTATTGCTTTAAAAGATGCCATTCAAGAGGGAATCGATAGTGGAATTGCTCATGATTTTAATCCAAAGACACATCTTGAACAAATAAAGTCCAAAAATAAATTGAATGGCTAA
- a CDS encoding type II toxin-antitoxin system RelE/ParE family toxin has protein sequence MAKYHLTNKAVEDLADIWYYTADTWSENRADKYYNMLIDTFEELSSNSDLGKKYSGITENLCGIRAGRHIVFYRKIDEIKLEIIRILHEQMDLKERIKEE, from the coding sequence ATGGCTAAATACCATTTAACAAATAAGGCCGTTGAAGATTTAGCTGATATTTGGTATTATACAGCTGACACATGGTCTGAAAATCGAGCTGATAAGTATTACAATATGCTGATTGATACTTTTGAAGAATTATCATCTAATTCTGATTTAGGAAAAAAGTATTCAGGAATTACTGAAAATTTATGTGGAATTAGAGCTGGGAGACATATTGTATTTTATCGAAAAATTGATGAGATTAAATTAGAAATAATAAGGATTTTGCATGAGCAAATGGATTTAAAGGAAAGAATAAAAGAAGAATAA